One stretch of Haladaptatus sp. R4 DNA includes these proteins:
- the mce gene encoding methylmalonyl-CoA epimerase: MQIDHIGIATDDAAELAETYEALFDAPVVHEEEFDGMSVVFLDFDGSYFELLEPLEDGTIARYLERNGPGIHHVALETDDIEGALETARDHGVSLIDEEPRLGAWGHDVAFLHPKSTGCVLVEYVEH, translated from the coding sequence ATGCAAATCGACCATATCGGTATCGCAACCGACGACGCCGCGGAACTCGCCGAGACCTACGAGGCGCTGTTCGACGCCCCGGTCGTCCACGAGGAGGAGTTCGACGGGATGTCCGTCGTCTTCCTCGACTTCGACGGGAGTTACTTCGAACTGCTCGAACCGCTCGAAGACGGCACGATTGCGCGGTACCTCGAACGGAACGGACCCGGAATTCACCACGTCGCGCTCGAAACCGACGACATCGAGGGCGCGCTCGAAACGGCCCGCGACCACGGCGTTTCCCTCATCGACGAGGAACCGCGACTCGGCGCGTGGGGTCACGACGTGGCGTTCCTCCACCCGAAATCGACGGGCTGCGTGCTGGTGGAGTACGTCGAACACTAA
- a CDS encoding beta-CASP ribonuclease aCPSF1 codes for MSKVEQQLEDLKATITSELPSDISVSDVKYEGPELVVYTRDPKKFARNGDLIRKLASQLRKRITVRPDPDVLSRPDTARSEILDVIPEEAGVTDLDFHADTGEVVIQAEKPGMVIGKHGSTLREITQEVGWTPEVVRTPPIESSTVSNVRNFLKQERDDRRNILEKVGRQIHREEMSNEEWVRITTLGCCREVGRASFILSTPETRILIDCGDKPGSDDVPYLQVEEALGAGAATIDAVVLTHAHLDHSALIPLLFKYGYDGPIYTTEPTRDLMGLLQLDYLDVAAKEGRVPPYESEMVREALKHTIPLEYGDVTDIAPDVKLTFHNAGHILGSSVTHFHIGDGLYNVAFSGDIHYDDTRLFNGAVNDFPRVETLILESTYGGRNDYQTDQKDSEEKLKRVINETYERGGKVVIPAFAVGRSQEMMLVIEEAMRNGDIPEMPVHLDGMIWEATAIHTTYPEYLRDDLRDRIFHENENPFLAPQFNHIDGGEEERQDVADGDQCIILSTSGMVTGGPIMSWLEHIGPDPDSRMVFVGYQAQGTLGRRIQSGWDEIPLNGRGNRSKTLNLKLDVETVDGFSGHADRAGLMNFVKTMNPRPEKVLCVHGDESSTQDLSSSLYHEFNIRTFAPKNLETFRFK; via the coding sequence ATGAGTAAAGTAGAGCAACAACTCGAAGACCTCAAAGCAACGATCACGAGCGAACTCCCGAGCGACATTTCGGTATCTGACGTCAAATACGAAGGACCGGAACTCGTCGTCTACACGCGTGACCCGAAGAAGTTCGCGCGCAACGGCGACCTCATCCGAAAGTTGGCGAGCCAACTGCGAAAGCGCATCACGGTTCGTCCCGACCCCGACGTTCTTTCGCGCCCCGATACGGCTCGTAGCGAAATCCTCGACGTTATCCCCGAGGAAGCGGGCGTTACCGACCTCGATTTCCACGCCGATACCGGCGAAGTCGTCATTCAAGCCGAAAAACCCGGAATGGTCATCGGCAAACACGGCAGTACGCTCCGAGAAATCACACAGGAAGTCGGCTGGACGCCGGAAGTCGTTCGAACGCCGCCCATCGAATCCTCGACGGTCTCCAACGTCAGGAACTTCCTGAAACAGGAACGCGACGACCGCCGCAACATCCTGGAGAAGGTCGGTCGCCAGATCCACCGCGAGGAGATGAGCAACGAGGAGTGGGTTCGCATCACGACGCTCGGTTGCTGCCGAGAAGTCGGACGCGCGAGCTTCATCCTCTCGACGCCCGAGACGCGTATCCTCATCGACTGCGGTGACAAACCAGGTTCCGACGACGTGCCGTACCTCCAAGTCGAGGAGGCGCTCGGTGCGGGTGCGGCCACCATCGACGCGGTGGTGCTCACCCACGCTCACTTGGACCACAGCGCGCTCATCCCGCTCCTGTTCAAATACGGTTACGACGGCCCGATCTACACGACGGAGCCGACCCGCGACCTGATGGGCCTGCTCCAACTCGACTACCTCGACGTGGCCGCCAAGGAAGGCCGCGTCCCACCGTACGAGAGCGAGATGGTTCGGGAAGCGCTCAAACACACCATCCCGCTCGAATACGGCGACGTGACCGACATCGCCCCCGACGTGAAACTCACGTTCCACAACGCGGGCCACATTCTCGGCTCCTCGGTCACGCACTTCCACATCGGCGACGGACTGTACAACGTGGCGTTCTCGGGCGACATCCACTACGACGACACGCGCCTGTTCAACGGCGCGGTGAACGACTTCCCCCGCGTCGAGACGCTCATCCTCGAATCGACGTACGGTGGTCGCAACGACTACCAGACCGACCAGAAGGATTCCGAGGAGAAACTCAAGCGGGTCATCAACGAGACGTACGAGAGAGGCGGCAAGGTCGTCATCCCCGCGTTCGCGGTCGGCCGTTCACAGGAGATGATGCTCGTCATCGAAGAGGCGATGCGAAACGGCGACATCCCGGAGATGCCCGTCCACCTCGACGGGATGATCTGGGAGGCGACGGCGATTCACACGACGTACCCCGAGTACCTGCGTGATGATCTCCGGGACCGCATCTTCCACGAGAACGAGAACCCGTTCCTCGCGCCGCAGTTCAACCACATCGACGGCGGCGAGGAGGAACGACAGGACGTGGCGGACGGCGACCAATGTATCATCCTCTCGACGTCCGGGATGGTCACCGGCGGCCCCATCATGTCGTGGCTCGAACACATCGGTCCGGACCCGGACAGCAGGATGGTGTTCGTCGGCTACCAGGCACAGGGTACCCTCGGACGCCGTATCCAGAGCGGATGGGACGAAATCCCGCTCAACGGACGCGGCAACCGGAGCAAGACGCTCAACCTCAAACTCGACGTGGAAACGGTCGACGGCTTCTCCGGCCACGCCGACCGCGCCGGTCTGATGAACTTCGTCAAGACGATGAACCCGCGACCCGAGAAGGTCCTCTGTGTTCACGGTGACGAGAGTTCGACCCAGGACCTCTCCTCGTCGCTCTACCACGAGTTCAACATCCGAACGTTCGCGCCGAAGAACCTGGAAACGTTCCGCTTCAAGTAG
- a CDS encoding 8-oxo-dGTP diphosphatase, which translates to MQPATLCYPIRGDEILLIRKKRGLGEGKLVGPGGKVEDGETPREAAVREVREEVRVSVENPTKVGEFEFVFGEQSEMFVHVFRAEEFSGTPRETEEADPGWFDVDEMPYDEMWEDDRLWMPSLLSGETFSGWFRFDEDGDEMVEEELETGVEF; encoded by the coding sequence ATGCAACCCGCGACGCTCTGTTACCCGATTCGGGGCGACGAAATCCTCCTCATCCGCAAGAAGCGCGGCCTCGGCGAGGGTAAACTCGTCGGACCGGGCGGGAAAGTCGAGGATGGCGAAACGCCCCGCGAAGCCGCGGTACGGGAGGTCCGAGAGGAGGTTCGCGTCTCCGTCGAGAACCCGACCAAGGTCGGCGAGTTCGAGTTCGTCTTCGGGGAGCAGTCGGAGATGTTCGTCCACGTCTTCCGCGCCGAAGAGTTTTCGGGGACACCGCGGGAGACCGAAGAGGCAGACCCGGGATGGTTCGACGTCGATGAGATGCCCTACGACGAGATGTGGGAGGACGACCGCCTTTGGATGCCGTCTCTGTTGTCAGGCGAGACGTTTTCGGGGTGGTTCCGGTTCGACGAGGACGGGGACGAGATGGTGGAAGAGGAGTTGGAGACCGGCGTGGAGTTTTGA
- a CDS encoding DUF5787 family protein, whose amino-acid sequence MDESEFVFELRTCRWAERRWPPGDGERAVLVARQLGTKRRRWDTLVIEVDADALARRANFGRDRLDGDMLHLVKHAPEEWEWYRDALPDPGYPWRYVRETIHEADDREILDVRRNGNRLEIRRRFVYPDWVRRMVAIENKPDLDASAARNLRPQLERDVALSLADEVWVATNRTGERVEPALLESIPVEAGILTFDGHDVTVAWYPRTLDAEAPGTRILERPGGGKYDQSAARFEYVSPEEKRRKRLAIAERAYERGWRTYTRTMRPDCRHFELLREDELVLPYCAAKACHQTARECSGRCPSFEPEPPAWRQKGWPIEGGPGKASKRLLESRRERFRPGEAKR is encoded by the coding sequence ATGGACGAATCGGAGTTCGTCTTCGAACTGCGAACCTGCCGATGGGCCGAGCGACGGTGGCCGCCCGGCGACGGCGAGCGTGCCGTCCTCGTCGCGCGGCAACTCGGCACGAAGCGTCGGCGATGGGACACCCTCGTCATCGAAGTCGATGCCGACGCGTTGGCCCGGCGCGCGAACTTCGGTCGTGACCGATTGGACGGCGACATGTTGCACCTCGTGAAACACGCCCCCGAGGAGTGGGAGTGGTACCGCGACGCCCTTCCGGACCCCGGCTATCCGTGGCGCTACGTGCGAGAGACGATTCACGAGGCGGACGACCGGGAAATTCTGGACGTTCGGAGGAACGGAAACCGCCTCGAAATCCGGCGGCGGTTCGTCTACCCGGACTGGGTTCGACGCATGGTCGCCATCGAGAACAAACCCGACCTGGACGCCAGCGCCGCACGGAACTTACGCCCGCAGTTGGAGCGGGACGTCGCCCTCTCGCTGGCCGACGAGGTCTGGGTGGCGACGAACCGGACGGGAGAGCGCGTCGAACCGGCGTTACTCGAATCCATCCCGGTCGAAGCGGGAATCCTGACCTTCGACGGCCACGACGTGACGGTGGCGTGGTATCCCCGGACGCTCGACGCGGAGGCGCCCGGAACGCGAATCCTCGAACGCCCCGGCGGCGGGAAGTACGACCAGTCGGCGGCGCGGTTCGAGTACGTGTCCCCCGAGGAGAAACGGCGAAAACGACTCGCAATCGCGGAGCGGGCCTACGAACGCGGCTGGCGAACCTACACCCGGACCATGCGGCCGGACTGTCGGCACTTCGAACTGCTCCGCGAGGACGAACTGGTGTTGCCGTACTGCGCCGCGAAAGCCTGCCACCAGACGGCGCGGGAGTGTTCCGGTCGCTGTCCGTCGTTCGAACCGGAGCCGCCAGCCTGGCGGCAGAAGGGGTGGCCCATCGAGGGCGGGCCGGGGAAAGCGAGCAAGCGTCTGCTCGAATCCCGTCGGGAGCGGTTTCGGCCGGGCGAGGCGAAACGGTAG
- a CDS encoding MFS transporter — translation MFDIDRRVLALAIARMADSAGNSFLIVVLPLYITSGVITGDAFGLTATAITGIVLSLFGFLNSFTQPFAGYLSDKSERRKVFILLGLAILALTNFSYSLASSYPVLIAIRAVQGIGVAFTIPCTIALVNDLASKENRGGNMGLFNTFRLLGFGAGPIAAGALVHQGPYHLAGIDITGFEAAFYIASAGALISFLLVTLLVSDPESTDAEAADDFSISILNSRGGLDPIFTLALASLFMAISIALISTLETTINQRLDQNELWFGLEFAAFVLAQVALQTPIGHASDRYGRRQFIVVGLVLLVPATVVQGFVTTPMQMLIARLAQGVAGALVFAPALALAGDIARKGQSGTQLSLLTMAFGLGTAIGPLSSGFLVKFGFPVPFEIGGVLAAIGAVLVYTQVEQVQPSSGAKPTPQD, via the coding sequence ATGTTCGATATCGACAGACGAGTCCTCGCGCTGGCGATAGCGCGGATGGCCGACTCGGCCGGGAACTCGTTTCTCATCGTCGTCCTGCCGCTCTACATCACCAGTGGGGTGATTACCGGCGATGCGTTCGGGCTGACCGCGACGGCCATCACCGGTATCGTCCTCTCCCTGTTCGGGTTCTTGAACAGTTTCACCCAACCGTTTGCGGGCTATCTCTCGGACAAATCCGAGCGCCGAAAGGTGTTCATCCTGCTCGGGTTGGCGATTCTGGCGCTGACTAACTTCTCGTACTCGCTGGCGAGCAGTTATCCGGTTCTCATCGCCATCCGAGCGGTGCAGGGAATCGGCGTCGCGTTCACCATTCCGTGTACCATCGCACTCGTCAACGACCTCGCGTCGAAGGAGAACCGGGGCGGGAACATGGGTCTCTTCAACACGTTCCGTCTGCTCGGGTTCGGAGCGGGACCGATTGCGGCCGGTGCGTTGGTCCATCAAGGGCCCTACCACCTCGCAGGCATCGACATCACCGGTTTCGAAGCCGCGTTCTACATCGCTTCGGCGGGGGCACTCATCAGCTTCCTGCTCGTCACGCTCCTCGTGAGTGACCCCGAATCGACCGACGCCGAGGCGGCCGACGACTTCTCCATCTCGATTCTGAACTCGCGCGGCGGTCTCGACCCCATCTTCACGCTCGCGCTCGCCTCGCTATTCATGGCCATCAGCATCGCCCTCATCTCGACGCTGGAGACGACCATCAACCAACGACTCGACCAGAACGAACTCTGGTTCGGCCTCGAGTTCGCGGCGTTCGTCCTCGCGCAGGTCGCCCTGCAGACGCCCATCGGACACGCGAGCGACCGCTACGGCCGCCGCCAGTTCATCGTCGTCGGCCTCGTCCTGCTCGTCCCCGCGACGGTCGTACAGGGCTTCGTGACCACCCCGATGCAGATGCTCATCGCGCGACTCGCCCAAGGTGTCGCGGGCGCGTTGGTGTTCGCCCCGGCGCTCGCGTTGGCGGGCGACATCGCACGCAAGGGCCAGTCCGGAACGCAACTCTCCTTGCTGACGATGGCGTTCGGTCTCGGCACCGCCATCGGCCCGCTCTCGTCGGGATTCCTCGTCAAATTCGGTTTCCCGGTGCCGTTCGAAATCGGCGGCGTGCTCGCGGCCATCGGTGCCGTCCTCGTCTACACGCAGGTCGAACAGGTCCAACCGTCCTCGGGTGCCAAGCCCACGCCGCAGGACTGA
- a CDS encoding transcription factor S: protein MEFCDECGSMMKANDGFWVCGSCGHETPRGDSSEYVITEDQEASEIIESGGGSNGLPKTSARCPSCDNDEAYWYLQQIRSADESETRFFVCTECEHKWREDDH from the coding sequence ATGGAGTTCTGTGACGAGTGCGGTTCCATGATGAAAGCGAACGACGGGTTCTGGGTCTGCGGGAGCTGTGGTCACGAAACGCCGCGCGGCGACTCATCGGAGTACGTCATCACCGAGGACCAGGAAGCCAGCGAGATCATCGAGAGTGGCGGCGGCAGCAACGGCCTGCCCAAGACCAGCGCACGGTGTCCTAGCTGTGACAACGACGAGGCCTACTGGTACCTCCAACAGATTCGCTCGGCCGACGAGAGCGAAACCCGATTCTTCGTCTGTACCGAATGTGAACACAAGTGGCGCGAAGACGACCACTAA
- a CDS encoding methylmalonyl-CoA mutase, producing the protein MFDADDLDKIRRGKDEWEEETLDPTLERFGERKEEFTTDTDGQTVERLYTPNDVADTEYDEDIGYPGEDPYTRGVYPTMYRGRLWTMRQYAGFGTAEETNERYHYLIDNGQTGLSVAFDLPTQMGYTSDDEMSAGEVGKSGVAIDSLADMETLFDGIPLDEVSTSMTINAPASVLLAMYIAVGDEQGVPREELRGTIQNDLLKEYIARNTYIYPPEPSMRIITDIFEFCAEEVPKFNTISISGYHVREAGATAAQELAFTLGDGIEYVEAALDAGLDVDDFAPQLSFFFNAHNDILEEVSKFRAARRMWAKIMEERFGAESEKSKQLKFHTQTAGSTLAAQQIENNVVRVAYQALAAVLGGTQSLHTNGKDEALALPTEESVRTALRTQQILAHESGVADTIDPLAGSYYVEALTDDLEEEAFDLLDTIDEKGGMRSAIESQWVQRQIQDVAYDRQQEIEAGERTIVGVNEFEVDEEAEIDVQEVTAEDERRQIENLSEVRDERDDEAVEETLAALRDAAEGDDNLLPYIVDAVKAYATVGEICNVLRDVFGEYRPGTAI; encoded by the coding sequence ATGTTTGACGCGGACGACCTCGACAAAATCCGCCGGGGGAAAGACGAGTGGGAAGAAGAAACCCTCGACCCGACGCTGGAGCGCTTCGGCGAGCGAAAGGAGGAGTTCACGACCGACACGGACGGGCAGACGGTAGAACGCCTCTACACGCCGAACGACGTCGCCGACACGGAGTACGACGAGGACATCGGCTATCCGGGTGAAGACCCGTACACGCGCGGGGTCTACCCGACGATGTACCGGGGGCGGTTGTGGACGATGCGCCAGTACGCCGGGTTCGGAACGGCGGAGGAGACCAACGAGCGCTATCACTACCTCATCGACAACGGCCAGACGGGGCTGTCGGTGGCGTTCGACCTGCCGACCCAGATGGGGTACACGTCGGACGACGAGATGTCGGCCGGGGAAGTCGGGAAGTCGGGCGTCGCCATCGACTCGCTGGCGGACATGGAGACGCTGTTCGACGGGATTCCGCTGGACGAGGTGAGCACGTCGATGACCATCAACGCGCCCGCGTCGGTGCTGCTGGCGATGTACATCGCGGTCGGCGACGAACAAGGCGTTCCGCGGGAGGAACTCAGGGGAACGATTCAGAACGACCTGCTCAAGGAGTACATCGCGCGGAACACGTACATCTACCCGCCCGAACCGTCGATGCGCATCATCACGGACATCTTCGAGTTCTGTGCCGAGGAGGTGCCGAAGTTCAACACCATCTCGATTTCGGGCTACCACGTCCGCGAGGCGGGCGCGACGGCGGCACAGGAACTGGCATTCACGCTCGGCGACGGTATCGAGTACGTCGAGGCGGCACTCGACGCCGGGTTGGACGTGGACGACTTCGCGCCACAGCTTTCGTTCTTCTTCAACGCGCACAACGACATTCTGGAGGAAGTGTCGAAGTTCCGCGCCGCGCGGCGCATGTGGGCGAAAATCATGGAGGAGCGTTTCGGCGCGGAGTCCGAGAAATCCAAACAATTGAAATTCCACACCCAGACGGCGGGGTCGACGCTGGCCGCCCAGCAGATCGAGAACAACGTCGTCCGTGTGGCGTACCAGGCGCTCGCGGCGGTGCTTGGCGGCACGCAGAGCCTGCACACGAACGGGAAGGACGAGGCGCTGGCGCTCCCGACCGAAGAGAGCGTGCGAACCGCGCTCCGCACCCAGCAGATTCTGGCCCACGAGAGCGGCGTGGCGGACACCATCGACCCGCTGGCCGGGAGTTACTACGTCGAGGCGCTCACGGACGACTTGGAAGAAGAGGCGTTCGACCTGCTCGACACCATCGACGAGAAGGGCGGCATGCGCTCGGCCATCGAGAGCCAGTGGGTCCAGCGGCAGATTCAGGACGTGGCCTACGACCGCCAGCAGGAGATCGAGGCGGGCGAGCGAACCATCGTCGGCGTCAACGAATTCGAGGTGGACGAGGAGGCCGAGATAGACGTTCAGGAGGTGACCGCCGAAGACGAACGCCGTCAGATCGAGAACCTGAGCGAGGTTCGGGACGAACGGGACGACGAGGCGGTCGAGGAAACGCTCGCCGCGCTCCGCGACGCGGCGGAGGGTGACGACAACCTCCTCCCGTACATCGTGGACGCGGTGAAGGCCTACGCCACCGTCGGCGAGATCTGTAACGTGCTCCGGGACGTGTTCGGCGAGTACCGGCCGGGCACGGCGATTTAA
- a CDS encoding enoyl-CoA hydratase/isomerase family protein produces the protein MPEWDTVRYDFSDGVATVTVDRPDRLNALNVETLHALQEAISAAEADGARALVLTGAGEKAFIAGADISYMQDLSVTEAQEYAELGHEIADSLESFPAPVIAGINGYTFGGGCELALACDLRVASSNAVIGQTEIDLGIIPGWGGTQRLSRLVGDELARRLIFFGERIDAQDANEMGLVGEVVAPDELDDRIDEMATDLAERPAYALQAAKEAMNQVQEGTQSAGLRYERRLWSSLFGTHDQREGMAAFVEDREPEFE, from the coding sequence ATGCCCGAATGGGACACGGTACGATACGACTTTTCGGACGGCGTGGCGACCGTCACGGTGGACCGACCCGACCGACTCAACGCGCTGAACGTCGAGACGCTCCACGCGCTCCAGGAAGCGATTTCGGCGGCGGAGGCCGACGGTGCCCGCGCGCTCGTCCTGACGGGGGCTGGCGAGAAGGCGTTCATCGCCGGGGCCGACATCAGCTACATGCAGGACCTCTCGGTGACGGAGGCACAGGAGTACGCGGAATTGGGCCACGAGATCGCGGATTCACTGGAATCGTTCCCCGCGCCGGTCATCGCGGGCATCAACGGCTACACGTTCGGCGGCGGGTGCGAACTCGCGCTGGCGTGTGACCTCCGGGTGGCGAGTTCGAACGCGGTCATCGGCCAGACGGAGATCGATCTCGGCATCATTCCGGGATGGGGCGGCACACAGCGCCTCTCGCGCTTGGTCGGCGACGAACTGGCGCGACGGCTCATCTTCTTCGGGGAACGAATCGACGCCCAAGACGCCAACGAGATGGGGTTGGTGGGCGAGGTCGTCGCGCCCGACGAACTGGACGACCGTATCGACGAGATGGCGACCGACCTCGCGGAACGCCCGGCGTACGCCCTCCAAGCCGCGAAGGAGGCGATGAATCAGGTGCAGGAGGGAACCCAGTCGGCCGGACTGCGCTACGAGCGTCGGCTTTGGAGTTCGCTGTTCGGCACGCACGACCAGCGGGAAGGGATGGCCGCGTTCGTGGAGGACAGGGAGCCGGAGTTCGAATAA
- a CDS encoding alpha/beta fold hydrolase, protein MSIYRSRAGRQVLEQAYWDAVEHLEVEVEERVVETRHGSTHVLVAGPADGKPVVVFHGGNATNPMSLAWYTDLADEYRLIAPDIIGQPGKSAETRVDPQGDDYGEWVVDLLDAFELRSAPMMGTSYGGGVLLRAAAFAPERIERAALVVPAGFGTGSVVSLLRVSLPAVLYHVFPNEWLLERTLGELCSEKPNRVVRTTIAASLRHLKLENEFPEVDASELDAFDAPVALFVAEDDVFFPAATTIPRARELIPNLVHTETLPGESHMLSSTAQRRVTDTIREFFDG, encoded by the coding sequence ATGTCGATTTACCGTTCACGGGCGGGGCGACAGGTTCTCGAACAGGCATACTGGGACGCCGTCGAACACCTAGAAGTCGAAGTGGAAGAACGAGTGGTCGAGACGCGTCACGGTTCGACCCACGTTCTCGTCGCCGGACCGGCGGACGGAAAACCCGTCGTCGTTTTCCACGGTGGAAACGCGACCAACCCGATGTCGCTCGCCTGGTACACCGATTTGGCGGACGAGTATCGACTGATCGCACCGGATATCATCGGACAACCGGGAAAGAGCGCCGAGACGAGAGTCGACCCACAGGGGGACGACTACGGGGAGTGGGTCGTCGACCTCTTGGACGCCTTCGAACTCCGGTCGGCCCCGATGATGGGAACGTCGTATGGTGGCGGCGTCCTGCTGCGGGCGGCGGCGTTCGCACCGGAGCGAATCGAACGCGCCGCCCTGGTCGTTCCGGCCGGATTCGGAACGGGGTCGGTCGTGTCGCTGCTGCGCGTCAGTCTCCCGGCCGTGCTCTATCACGTGTTCCCGAACGAGTGGCTGTTGGAGCGAACGCTCGGCGAATTGTGCAGCGAGAAGCCGAATCGAGTGGTTCGGACCACCATCGCCGCTTCGCTACGGCATCTGAAACTCGAAAACGAGTTTCCCGAGGTGGATGCATCGGAACTCGACGCTTTCGATGCGCCGGTCGCACTGTTCGTCGCCGAGGACGACGTGTTCTTTCCGGCGGCGACGACGATACCCCGTGCCCGTGAACTGATTCCCAACCTCGTGCACACCGAAACGCTGCCGGGAGAGAGCCACATGCTGTCGTCGACCGCTCAGCGTCGAGTTACCGACACCATCCGCGAGTTCTTCGACGGCTGA
- a CDS encoding aminotransferase class V-fold PLP-dependent enzyme — translation MTPTELRSEIPVLNRTTYMNTGASGPSPTRVVEAAESCLERHEYEASAAEGMYPMAFDVLDRTRETVADHLGASADEIALTQSTTDGINRIAAALDWEEGDTVVRTDLEHSAGILPWKRLEGHGVETRTLASENGRLDTDAIKDAVAGAKLLCFSALTWTHGTMLPVEELTSIAHDAGALVLVDAVQCPGQMATDVTEWGADFVAGAGHKWLLGPFGAGFCFVRDGAETGLEPAHIGYRSVEDPDADAFSYGPGARRLEVGTVSPAPYAGLGEAISVIEELGYETIEGRIRELTARLKDGLVAADGVRLLSPREYESGLVTFEVDDPELFVERLADEDVRIRPLPYPENSVRASVHVFNTEDDIDALLEYV, via the coding sequence ATGACGCCGACGGAGCTTCGTTCGGAGATTCCAGTATTGAACCGCACGACGTACATGAACACGGGCGCGAGCGGTCCCAGTCCAACTCGCGTCGTCGAAGCAGCCGAATCCTGTCTGGAACGCCACGAGTACGAGGCCTCGGCCGCGGAGGGGATGTACCCGATGGCGTTCGACGTACTCGACCGAACGCGGGAAACCGTCGCCGACCACCTCGGCGCGTCGGCGGACGAGATAGCGCTCACGCAGAGCACGACCGATGGCATCAACCGGATCGCGGCCGCACTCGACTGGGAAGAGGGAGATACGGTCGTTCGGACCGACCTCGAACACTCGGCGGGAATCCTCCCGTGGAAGCGGTTGGAAGGGCACGGCGTCGAGACTCGAACCCTCGCGAGCGAGAACGGGCGACTCGATACCGACGCCATCAAGGACGCGGTCGCGGGCGCGAAACTCCTCTGTTTCAGTGCATTGACGTGGACGCACGGGACGATGCTCCCGGTCGAGGAACTCACGTCCATCGCGCACGACGCGGGGGCGCTCGTCCTCGTGGATGCGGTGCAGTGTCCGGGGCAGATGGCGACCGACGTGACCGAATGGGGCGCTGACTTCGTCGCCGGAGCGGGGCACAAATGGTTGCTGGGTCCGTTCGGCGCGGGATTCTGCTTCGTCCGGGACGGGGCGGAAACCGGCCTCGAACCCGCACACATCGGCTACCGAAGCGTCGAAGACCCCGACGCGGATGCGTTCTCCTACGGACCCGGTGCGCGCCGACTCGAAGTCGGTACCGTCTCGCCCGCTCCGTACGCCGGACTGGGTGAAGCGATCTCGGTCATCGAGGAACTGGGCTACGAAACCATCGAGGGTCGAATCCGTGAACTGACCGCCCGACTCAAGGACGGACTCGTCGCCGCCGACGGCGTTCGGTTGCTCAGCCCACGCGAGTACGAATCCGGGTTGGTGACGTTCGAGGTGGACGACCCCGAACTGTTCGTCGAACGCCTCGCCGACGAGGACGTTCGTATTCGCCCGCTTCCGTATCCGGAGAACTCCGTTCGCGCCTCGGTACACGTCTTCAATACCGAGGACGACATCGACGCGTTGTTGGAGTACGTCTGA
- a CDS encoding DUF1330 domain-containing protein yields MSHDTQRKGYVIAVDGITDVDRFMDEYLPAAGETVADHDGEVLVGSTDIDVIEGDWDHSLTVVLEFPSVEAAEEWYNDDTYRELKRVRHETCEYTDLIITSSFSPDDLD; encoded by the coding sequence ATGTCTCACGATACGCAACGAAAGGGATACGTTATCGCCGTCGACGGAATAACCGACGTGGACCGCTTCATGGACGAGTACCTCCCCGCTGCCGGGGAGACGGTTGCGGACCACGATGGCGAGGTACTCGTCGGATCGACCGACATCGACGTGATAGAAGGCGACTGGGACCACTCCTTGACCGTCGTCCTCGAATTCCCGTCCGTCGAAGCCGCCGAGGAGTGGTACAACGACGATACCTATCGGGAACTCAAGCGGGTTCGCCACGAGACCTGCGAGTACACCGATTTGATCATCACCTCCTCGTTCTCGCCCGACGACCTCGACTGA
- a CDS encoding DUF5797 family protein, giving the protein MTLSEEARDRLADLVELQPTKNSELQDRWGLESGSEVHQYLENELKEYYYRDENSYIRATTEANDLVDVEPGVVADEEDDVPSVVRVPKLQKQVFDVVPGPDERSSSVVAVLHSLRDEFDIDPDVDDVRSALQSLKRKGVVDVVYRTVPTFKLTVARDEITVEESG; this is encoded by the coding sequence ATGACGTTGTCCGAGGAAGCCCGCGATCGACTCGCGGACTTGGTCGAACTTCAACCCACGAAGAACAGCGAACTCCAGGATCGCTGGGGGTTGGAGAGCGGGAGCGAGGTGCATCAATATCTCGAAAACGAACTCAAGGAGTACTACTACCGCGACGAAAACAGCTACATCCGCGCGACGACCGAGGCGAACGACCTCGTGGACGTGGAACCCGGCGTCGTCGCCGACGAGGAGGACGACGTACCGAGCGTCGTCCGCGTCCCGAAACTCCAGAAACAGGTGTTCGACGTCGTCCCCGGTCCGGACGAACGGTCGTCGAGCGTCGTCGCCGTTCTCCACAGCCTCCGCGACGAGTTCGATATCGACCCCGACGTCGATGACGTGCGCTCCGCGCTCCAGAGCCTGAAGCGAAAGGGCGTCGTGGACGTCGTCTACCGAACCGTTCCGACGTTCAAACTGACCGTGGCGCGCGACGAAATCACGGTCGAAGAGTCGGGTTAA